In Zingiber officinale cultivar Zhangliang chromosome 1A, Zo_v1.1, whole genome shotgun sequence, a genomic segment contains:
- the LOC122031557 gene encoding NADP-dependent D-sorbitol-6-phosphate dehydrogenase-like, whose product MAEPITLSSGHRMPIVGLGVWRMETQSIRDLILSALTIGYRHLDCAADYQNEAEVGEALAEAFRTGLVKREEVFITTKLWNSDHGHVLEACKDSLKKLQLDYLDLYLVHFPVATRHTGVGTTASALGDDGVLDIDITISLETTWHAMEELVNLGLVRSIGISNYDIFLTRDCLAYSKIKPSVNQIETHPYFQRDSLVKFCQKHGICVTAHTPIGGAAANAEWFGTISCLDDPVIKTLAEKYNKTVAQLILRWGIQRNTVVIPKTSKVERLHENFKLFDFAISDEDMEEIKGIDRKYRTNQPAKFWGIDLYA is encoded by the exons ATGGCGGAGCCGATCACCCTGAGCAGCGGCCACAGGATGCCCATCGTCGGCCTCGGCGTATGGCGGATGGAGACCCAGTCCATCCGAGATCTCATCCTCTCCGCCCTCACCATCGGCTATCGCCATCTCGACTGCGCCG CTGATTACCAGAATGAAGCTGAGGTTGGGGAAGCACTTGCAGAGGCTTTTCGTACTGGACTTGTCAAAAGAGAAGAAGTTTTCATCACCACCAAG CTATGGAATTCAGATCACGGGCATGTGCTCGAGGCTTGCAAGGACAGCTTGAAGAAACTCCAGCTAGACTATCTTGATCTTTACCTTGTTCACTTTCCAGTAGCTACGAGACATACTG GGGTTGGAACAACAGCTAGTGCTCTTGGTGATGATGGTGTTCTCGACATAGATATAACCATATCGCTTGAGACCACTTGGCATGCAATGGAGGAACTTGTTAACCTGGGATTGGTTAGGAGCATTGGAATTAG CAACTACGATATATTTCTCACAAGAGACTGCTTGGCATACTCCAAAATCAAGCCTTCAGTGAACCAAATTGAGACTCACCCATATTTTCAACGGGACTCTCTTGTTAAATTTTGCCAAAAGCATGGAATCTGTGTAACTGCTCATACACCTATTGGTGGTGCTGCTGCTAATGCAGAATGGTTTGGCACCATTTCCTGCCTTGATGATCCAGTCATAAAG ACCTTGGCTGAGAAATACAACAAGACAGTCGCTCAGCTCATTCTCAGGTGGGGCATCCAGAGAAACACTGTCGTTATACCGAAGACTTCTAAGGTCGAAAGGCTGCACGAGAATTTCAAATTGTTTGATTTTGCCATATCAGACGAGGACATGGAGGAGATCAAAGGTATTGATCGGAAGTACAGAACAAATCAACCGGCCAAATTCTGGGGGATCGATCTCTATGCATAA